A section of the Armatimonadia bacterium genome encodes:
- a CDS encoding sugar phosphate isomerase/epimerase family protein, with amino-acid sequence MKACFSTLGCPDWKVDQILACVKDLGFEGIEIRGLEGEMFAPKSPHLQPDSRFLQELEGLGCAVAGLGSSASFGKPAEALAECRAYVDAAAAIDCRLVRVFGGRVPEGMDHAEGAKALAPALREACQYAQEKDVIVGLETHDDWCRGDELALILQTVDHPALQVIWDMHHSYRHGEAPAETQAALGNRVVHVHLKDGFEREGKVDYRLFGEGDLPLVEMLQTLKDAGYEGFLSLEWEKKWHPEIAEPEVAFPQFRAKLTELLSQLA; translated from the coding sequence ATGAAGGCTTGCTTTTCCACCCTTGGCTGCCCGGACTGGAAGGTTGACCAGATACTGGCGTGCGTGAAGGACCTCGGCTTTGAGGGGATCGAGATTCGCGGGCTTGAGGGCGAGATGTTCGCTCCGAAGAGCCCGCATCTGCAGCCGGATTCGCGCTTCCTGCAGGAGCTGGAGGGTCTCGGGTGCGCCGTCGCGGGTCTTGGGAGCTCAGCGTCCTTCGGCAAGCCCGCCGAGGCGCTGGCGGAGTGCCGGGCCTACGTCGATGCGGCTGCGGCGATTGACTGCAGGCTGGTGCGCGTGTTCGGAGGGCGCGTCCCCGAGGGGATGGATCATGCCGAGGGAGCGAAGGCCCTTGCCCCTGCTCTGCGTGAGGCCTGCCAGTATGCGCAGGAGAAGGACGTCATCGTCGGGCTCGAGACCCATGACGACTGGTGCCGGGGCGACGAACTCGCGCTGATTCTGCAAACTGTGGATCACCCGGCGCTGCAAGTGATCTGGGACATGCACCACTCGTACCGGCATGGCGAGGCGCCCGCGGAGACCCAGGCAGCCCTGGGCAATCGGGTCGTGCACGTGCACCTCAAAGACGGGTTCGAGCGCGAGGGAAAGGTCGACTACCGGCTCTTCGGCGAGGGCGACCTGCCCCTGGTAGAGATGCTGCAGACGCTCAAGGATGCCGGGTATGAGGGGTTCCTCTCGCTGGAGTGGGAGAAGAAGTGGCATCCGGAGATCGCGGAACCTGAAGTCGCCTTCCCGCAGTTCCGGGCTAAGCTAACGGAACTGCTGTCGCAACTGGCCTAA
- a CDS encoding amidohydrolase, which translates to MDALKQNLIAEARRLRKESEEVALSIGNNPELPMREERSAALLQERLVAHGFRITQQFPLIPNAFVADYGSGGPVIGLLAEYDALPDCGPGGKGPGHGCGHNLLGAASTFAAIALARVMEAQQIPGTVRLFGCPAEETLVGKPYMARDGAFEGLDACLAWHPGVHNEASSGSGTAMDSLAYEFFGRTAHAAGNPHDGRSALDAIEIMNVAVNFLREHVPPQVRLHYAIMDGGKAPNVVPSYARSWYYVRGTDRPQVAEVSRRVHDCARGAALATGTRMKRTLLSVCYDRLANDAIAGALDANLKLVGGPKFTKQDRAFAESLGITGEFDSKVREISTSRGAGSSDEANVSWIAPLAVLHTACWAQGTPGHNYLVHLQSVAPAAMKGLAVAVQVLGLTAYDLLTDAKLLKEAREEFARRTKDFVYDPVLPLRQRAPIQDQIP; encoded by the coding sequence GTGGATGCCCTCAAGCAGAACCTGATCGCCGAGGCACGACGGCTGCGCAAAGAGTCCGAAGAGGTCGCCCTGTCCATCGGGAACAACCCCGAGCTGCCGATGCGCGAGGAGCGATCGGCGGCGCTCCTGCAGGAGCGACTGGTCGCCCACGGCTTCCGCATCACGCAGCAGTTCCCGCTGATTCCAAATGCCTTCGTCGCCGACTACGGCTCCGGTGGCCCGGTGATCGGTCTGCTGGCCGAGTATGACGCCCTTCCTGACTGTGGCCCCGGTGGAAAGGGCCCCGGACACGGCTGCGGCCACAATCTCCTTGGCGCCGCCAGCACCTTTGCGGCGATTGCCCTCGCCCGGGTGATGGAGGCCCAGCAGATTCCGGGAACGGTGAGGCTCTTCGGCTGCCCGGCGGAGGAGACCCTCGTCGGCAAGCCCTACATGGCCCGGGATGGCGCTTTCGAGGGGCTCGATGCCTGTCTGGCCTGGCATCCCGGGGTCCACAACGAAGCCAGCAGCGGCAGTGGCACCGCCATGGACTCCCTGGCCTACGAGTTCTTCGGTCGCACTGCCCATGCCGCCGGGAACCCTCACGATGGTCGCAGCGCCCTCGATGCCATCGAGATCATGAACGTTGCGGTCAACTTCCTCCGCGAGCACGTCCCGCCGCAGGTCCGCCTCCACTACGCGATCATGGATGGCGGAAAGGCCCCGAACGTGGTGCCCTCCTATGCGCGAAGCTGGTACTACGTGCGCGGCACCGACCGGCCGCAGGTCGCCGAGGTCAGTCGTCGGGTCCATGACTGTGCGCGTGGTGCAGCCCTGGCCACCGGCACGCGGATGAAGCGCACGCTCCTCAGCGTCTGCTACGACCGCCTGGCAAACGACGCCATCGCCGGCGCCCTCGATGCGAACCTGAAGTTGGTGGGTGGGCCGAAGTTCACGAAGCAGGACCGGGCCTTCGCGGAGAGTCTTGGGATCACGGGGGAGTTTGACTCGAAGGTGCGGGAGATCAGCACGTCGAGGGGAGCGGGCTCGAGCGACGAGGCCAACGTGAGCTGGATCGCGCCGCTGGCAGTGCTTCACACCGCCTGCTGGGCGCAGGGCACGCCGGGGCACAACTACCTCGTCCACCTGCAGTCCGTCGCGCCGGCAGCCATGAAGGGCCTGGCCGTCGCCGTCCAGGTCCTCGGGCTCACCGCTTACGACCTGCTGACAGACGCGAAGCTGCTCAAGGAGGCCCGCGAGGAGTTCGCCCGCCGGACGAAGGACTTCGTCTACGATCCCGTCCTGCCCCTCCGCCAGCGCGCACCCATCCAGGACCAGATCCCTTAG
- a CDS encoding transglutaminase-like domain-containing protein, which produces MSIVCRRRSAVLIGLALIAIVPCHARPIDDARKLVGSTWYTVSLLDQRAGYARSDTTLVTSAAGQPQLRVVERMRARIQLAGMPEALTLDSEVATYYDADLRPERMVMRNDEFGRVREVEAVLRDGNLEVTLRAGGEEAHKVVATTPAYGSEMQLTLAILRGEAKPGDHFDVEVFNPELVAIDHHRVAVTDRVQLPDGRAGYRVTSTSSLVPVETVNVIAADGTLVSSSTASILKMQLQEATETEALAAAAPLVLSSSIPTNKDIADYRHLALLKVRLRAGAIGVGDLIPATVRQEVVAEDGAVVVTARRLPRGTRSIPRPVTGPEFAPFLAPSELAQVNDPGIQAQAREIVGEEKDCRRAAERIVHWVFENLEKVKSEPRLVSAREILSQKSGDCTEHAILCATLCAAVGIPAKMVTGIAYAHGAFYYHAWNEIYVGEWVEMDGAWDEAAVGAGHIRMTAGGLAPESLAKLALGAGRTLGALSAEILDYKQD; this is translated from the coding sequence GTGAGCATCGTCTGCCGCCGGCGGTCGGCAGTGCTGATAGGGCTTGCTCTGATCGCCATAGTGCCCTGCCATGCTCGGCCCATCGACGACGCTCGCAAGCTCGTGGGTAGCACCTGGTATACGGTATCCTTGCTGGACCAGCGCGCAGGATATGCGCGATCCGACACCACCCTCGTGACCTCCGCGGCGGGTCAGCCGCAACTGCGGGTGGTGGAGCGGATGCGTGCCCGGATCCAGCTCGCCGGGATGCCGGAGGCACTAACTCTCGACAGCGAGGTCGCCACCTACTACGACGCCGACCTGCGTCCGGAGCGCATGGTTATGCGCAATGACGAGTTCGGACGTGTGCGCGAGGTGGAGGCCGTACTGCGCGATGGTAACCTCGAGGTGACGCTGCGAGCCGGCGGCGAGGAAGCCCACAAGGTCGTGGCGACGACGCCCGCCTATGGTTCCGAGATGCAGCTGACCCTGGCGATCCTCCGAGGCGAGGCAAAGCCCGGCGACCACTTCGATGTGGAGGTGTTCAACCCCGAGTTGGTTGCCATCGACCACCACAGGGTGGCGGTGACCGACCGCGTGCAGCTACCCGACGGGCGTGCGGGCTACCGGGTCACCTCGACCAGCAGTCTGGTGCCGGTGGAGACCGTCAACGTCATCGCCGCCGACGGCACGCTCGTGTCCTCCTCGACGGCCTCAATCCTCAAGATGCAACTGCAAGAGGCCACCGAGACCGAGGCCCTCGCAGCGGCAGCGCCCCTCGTCTTGTCCAGCAGCATCCCCACCAACAAGGACATCGCCGACTACCGTCACCTCGCGCTGCTCAAGGTGCGACTCCGAGCGGGCGCTATTGGCGTTGGCGACCTGATTCCCGCGACGGTGCGCCAGGAAGTAGTCGCTGAGGATGGGGCGGTTGTGGTCACTGCGCGGCGCCTGCCCCGCGGGACCCGGAGTATCCCCCGGCCGGTGACCGGACCTGAGTTTGCGCCGTTTCTGGCGCCCTCCGAGCTGGCCCAGGTGAACGACCCCGGCATCCAGGCGCAGGCACGGGAGATCGTCGGCGAGGAGAAGGACTGCCGACGGGCTGCCGAGCGAATCGTGCATTGGGTGTTCGAGAACCTGGAGAAGGTAAAGAGCGAGCCGCGGCTGGTCTCGGCGCGCGAGATCCTGAGCCAGAAGAGCGGCGATTGCACGGAGCACGCGATTCTGTGCGCGACGCTCTGCGCAGCAGTCGGGATCCCGGCCAAGATGGTGACCGGCATCGCCTACGCTCACGGCGCCTTCTACTACCACGCCTGGAATGAGATCTACGTGGGCGAGTGGGTGGAGATGGACGGTGCCTGGGATGAGGCCGCCGTCGGTGCCGGGCATATCCGGATGACCGCCGGAGGGCTGGCGCCGGAGTCTTTGGCGAAGCTGGCTCTCGGGGCCGGACGGACTCTCGGTGCGCTGTCCGCCGAGATCCTCGACTACAAGCAGGACTGA